ACGTTCCGAGGTGAGCAGGTCGGCGTCGCGCTCTGGCAGGTCGTACTCAGCGATGAAACGATTGCGTCGCGCCTCGGGCAGTTCGGGCAACTCCTCCCTGCAGCGTTCGATCCACGCCTCGTCGAGCATCACGGGGATGAGGTCCGGGTCCGGGAAGTAACGGTAGTCGTGCGCTTCCTCCTTGCCTCGCATGGACACGGTGACGTTCCTGGCCGCATCGTAGAGCCGGGTTTCCTGGATGACGGCCTCGCCGTCCTCCACAAGGTCCTGCTGGCGCATGATCTCGTGCTCTATGGCGCGCTGCACGTGTCGGAAGGAGTTGAGGTTCTTCAGCTCGGCGCGGGTGCCGAACTCCTCCTGTCCCCTGGGCCGGATGGAGACGTTGGCATCGCAACGGAAGGAGCCTTCTTCCATGTTGCCGTCGCAGATGCCGAGGTACATCAGGATGGAGCGCAGGCTTTTCAGGTAGGCCACGGCCTCTTCTGCGCTGCGGATGTCCGGTTCGCTGACGATCTCCAGCAGCGGCGTTCCCGTGCGGTTCAGATCCACATAGCTCACGTTCTCACCCGGCGAGTGGATGGACTTGCCGGCGTCTTCTTCCATGTGGATGCGCGTGATGCCGACGGTCTTGTCGCCGTCCTCGAGGTGCACGGTGAGCGTGCCGTGCTCGGCAATGGGCTCCTCGTACTGGGAAATCTGGTAGGCCTTGGGCAGGTCCGGATAGAAATAATTCTTGCGCGCGAACACGGAGCGCCGGTTGAGTTCGCAATCCACGGCCAGGGCCATTTTCATGGCGTACTCCACAGCGCGCCGGTTGAGCACCGGGAGCACGCCGGGCATGCCGTTGCAAACCTCGCAGACGTTGGTGTTCGGCGCGTCGCCGAAGGTCGTGGGACAGGGACAGAACAGCTTGGACTCGGTGAGGAGCTGGGCGTGTACTTCCAGCCCGATGACCGCTTCGTACTCAGCCATGTTGCATGATCCAGTGGCCGGAGGCCCCGCAGCGGATGCCCCCGATGAAAATGTCTCAAGATATCGGCGCGGAGAAACGTCACATCACGCTGCCGATCATGGATACTCTATCACAAAAAAATTCTCTACCCTGCCTTGCGCGGCGGGTCAAACCGAATGAGGCTGAAGGCTTTTGCCACTGAGGGACGCTGTCCCTCAGACTCCCAGCCAGGAGGCACGGGAAACCATGTTCTCTTTGGCTGAATGTTTACAGATACTGAATCCCGGCATCGAAGTACTTGCCCACGCCGTACTCCCGGCGGCGGAAGAACCGTTCCGGGCTGGGGCCGATGATCTGCATTTCCGGATGCCGGCGCTGCATCTCCATGGCGATCTTCATCTCCTTGGTGCAGCCGGTGGAGAAGGTCGCGTCCTTACCGGTCCAGACCGGCGGCACCTTGCGGTCCATGAGCTCGAAGCTCTTTTCCACGTCGGCCACGGACTGGAACCGCCAGACGTCGATGAGTCCGGAGCGCTGGACCCGCTCCCACATGTACATGAGGTCGTCGCCGTCCATGCCGTGTTCGAAATGCTCGGCCGGATTTATGATGTAGGCCCCTTCGAGCCGGAAACGCAGGTAGTCCACGAAGGTCCGCACCACCTCGATGGCGGTCTTGGTCTGGCCAGGGATGGAGCCGATGATGGCCGAGTAGAACATGACCTGTTTGCCGGCCTGCTTGGCCTCGCGCATGGATTGGATTATCGAGTCCGCCATGTCGTTGAGGTCGGATTCCGTGAACTTGTGCAGAGCCGCTGGCTTGGGCTTGAAGTACAGCCGGAACTGGCCGTTCTCGTCGCGGTGGAAGCAGAGGAGGTCGCGAGTGAACTGGTGGCCGGTCTTGATGAGCCGGCGCACCTGGGGTTCGCCTTTGCCGATGATGAGGTCGGCCTCCTTCCAGGCGCGGGAGAACGTGACACTGACGCGGTACAGATTGAGCCGCTCGCGCGTTCCGTCCGTAATGACGAGGAATCTGTGTTCCCGCAGGGCGCGGAGCAGCTCGTTCTTGGATACGGAGTTTTCAGCCAGAACGTGCGCCGGTTCGAGCGCCTGCGCCAGTCGCGGATCGCATTCGAGATCCCAGAGGGTGGGGGTCTGGAAGTAGAACCCGTTTTTGAGCGCGAGAATTACCTGATGGCCCTGGCGCAGAAGCGACTGGATGACCTGCACGTCGAACAGGATGCCGCCCGACGAGTTGGGGATGTAGAGTATTTTCTTGGATTGCTGCCCCGGCCCAAGGGCGAGGGCCAGGTTCTCCTGGTTGTCCGCATCGTTGCAAGCCTGGGCAAGCCCGGTCGCGATGGACTCAGTATCCGGCAGAGATCTCTCGTGCCAGAGATCGGCCCAGGAGGAGAGCGCGAAGAGCCGCAACATTTCGATGCGGTCCAGCTCCCAGCGCAGGTCACCAATACGGCGGCAGGCCATGGCCTCTTCCGGGCAGTGGTGCAGGGCGTTGTCCAGGGCGTTGGACTCCATGAACCGGGCAACGCGCTCGTTGTAGCGTATCTTCAGGTCGCGATACGGATCGTCGATGCCGCTCTGGGTGAGGAATATTCCGGACAGGCGCTTGGTGAGCCGCGACGGGATGAGGATGTGGTGCTCTACGGCTTGCCGGAAGTGGTGCCTCGCGAAGGTAACGATCTTGCGCCGCGTATAGGTGTCTTTGATGTGTTGGTTCACGAGGCGGGCGAACACGCGCCACGCAGTCAGGTAGCCGCGAGTGAGATACTCGGACCTGCCCGTGTTGACGAGCTCTGCCAACAGCTCGTCGGTGCACGGCGCAAAAACCTGGTCCTCGTCCAGCACGACCATGAAGCGCAGCTGCTCCGGCGTGACGTTGTACAGCGGCGTGAGCAGGTAATCGAGGTTGTTCTCGTACAGGAAGTGCAGCAGCCATGCATCCAGATACGGGTCGCGGCCGTAGCGCAGCCCTGAGACGGATTCCACCGTCGGCAATTCATGAGACATCAGTAATCTTCCGTCTGGCTGCAGCGTTTATTGGTGGATGCGGGATCCGCACCGCCCAGAAAGCCTTTCTCCACGAGGCGTTGCAGGTACGTTTCTTCGTACAGGCTGACGAAGGCGAGATCCTGCGACGCCCTGGTCACCACGATGCGGTCGCCCTCCTCCACCGGAAAGCCCTCCTGCCCGTCCAGCGTCAGGAACAGATCGGTGGTGGAAGGCCGCGGGACGATGGTGACTGTGGATTCCGGCGGCAGGACCATGGGCGGGAAGCGGTTGAGGAACGCGCAGATGGCTGTAACCGTGATCGACTCCAGCTTGGGATGCACCAGCGGGCCGCCGGCAGAGACCGCGTAGCCCGTGGTGCCCTGCGGCGTGGAGACCATGATGCCGTCGGCGCGAACACAATCGAGCGAGAAGCCGTCGACGATCACTTCGAGATTCGCCAGTCGGGCAAGGTCGCCGCGGTTGACCACCACATCGTTGACCACGCGGCCTGCGTAGATCGTCTCTTCGCCGTCATCTGCGGGGCGAAAGACCTCCACCTGGAGCGCCATCTGCGTATTGACGGCGTATTTTCCCGCTACCAGGGAACGGAGTCCGTCGCGCCATCTATCGGGGCACAGGTCTGTAAGGAAGCCGAGCTTGCCCAGGTTGAGCCCGATGAGCGGGATCCGGAAAACTTCTGGGTGTCGAGCCACGCTGAGCATGGTGCCGTCGCCGCCCAGCACGATGATGCTGTCCGGTCCGGGTGCATCCCGCAGCGCCCGAGGCACCGGGCTTTCCGCTGCCGGCATCGCGTGCGGCGCGTTCTCCACGCAGCGGACGGCCACGCCTTCGGATTCCAGAAACCTGCACACCTCATCGCCGAGCCGGCGGGCTTTTTCGTCCAGAGCCTTGGTCACTATGAGCGCCGCACGCACAGGTCGGGCAATCGTGTGCGCGGCATCGATTGTATTGTTTGGGTCGGATTGGGGCATGGCCCTTTCCTAGACGAGAGCCGGGCGGGTTTCAAGCAACGAATGCAGCGGTATTTCGGATTCATTCAATGTTCGAAACGAAACCCGCTCCGGAAGAGTTCCAGACAGCAATCCACCACGCGGGCATCGTATCGTGTGTCTTTATTTCCCCCTATTTCGTCCAGGGCGCGTTCCACGCCGAGAGCCGCACGGTAAGGCCGGTGGGATGACATGGCCTCCACCACGTCGGCCACCATGATGATGCGCGCTTCGAGAAGGATGTTCGTCCCCATCAGACCGTAGGGGTAGCCGGAGCCGTCGAGCCGCTCGTGGTGCTGGAGCACGATATCTGACACGGGCCACGGGAACGTGACGTTCTTGAGGATATCGTGCCCCACCTCGGAATGCGTCTTCATCATCCCCATCTCGATCTGCGTGAGCATGGTCGGCTTGGAGAGGATTTCCGCAGGAATATATATCTTTCCGATATCATGGAGCAAAGACGCCACGCGGATGCCCTCCACCTGCTCTTCGCCCAGATTCATGGCCTTTGCTATGGCGCCGGCCAGCAGGGCCACCCGCTGCTGGTGCCCTGCCGTGTAGGGATCGCGCTTCTCGGTGGTCAGGGTAAGCGCGCCCACGGTTTCTTCCAGGGTTCTGCGCAGGTCCTCCACGCTCTGGTGCAGGGCGTTCTCCGCCCGGACGAACTCCGTCATGTCCCGCAGGACGAGCACCACGCCGTAGAGCCTGTTCTCCCCCCGATTGGAACTGATTGTGGATGCCGAAACCTCCACCGGAACCTTGCGCCCTTCTGCCGAATGGAGTGTCCCGGTTTCCTTTCGGGAACCGTCCCCATTCGCAAGCACGTTCCCCACTATATCCCCGAGAGAGCAGCCGTTCTGCAACGCCTCGACGCTGGCGACATGATCCAGCGGTCGACCTATGGCTTCCTTGCTCGGATATCCCAGAAGCTTCTCGGCCATGGGGTTCATATAACGCACTTTGCCGCTACGGTCCGTGGAGATGACCGCATCGCCGATGGACCGCAGGGTTGTGGACAGCCAGCGCTCGTTCTCCAGCAGCCGCTCTTCCATCTTGTGCTTGTAGAGGGCCATATGGATGCACGTCTTGAGCTCGCGGTCCTCGAATGGTTTGATGATGTAGCCGAACGGCTCGGTGATCTGTGCGCGGTCGAGGGTTTCCTCGTCGGCATAGGCGGTGAGATAGATGACCGGCACGCGCTTCCGGTCGCGAATAACGGATGCTGCTTCGATGCCGTCCATGTCGCCGGCGAGCATGATGTCCATGAGGATGATGTCCGGCTGCCGGAGATGGGCCTGCGCAACGGCGTCTTCGCCCGAGGCCACGGGCGGCAGAACCTCGTAGCCCATGAACTTGAGCCGGCGCTCGATATCCATGGAGACTATGGGTTCGTCTTCCACAATGAGGACTCTGGATCTGTCCATCACACCATACCAACAACTCGTATGCGTTTTGGCGGCACCATGCCGGCTGACCCACACCTTTCCCCTGAAATGCCGTTGCCAGTGCGCTCTCCGTTCTGCCCGACAACTATCTTGATATAGCCGAGCTCAAGGACTCTTTGTGTTGTATAGTTTTTTTTATAAAAAGCAACTTCTCGACTGCTTGTTGCTCCGTTTCGACGGTTAACTCAGCAAATCCTCAAACGCTTGCCTGAGTTTGGGGAAGCGGAACGCATAGCCGCTTTCGAGCAGCCTGGCGGGCAGCGCACGCTGTCCGGAAAGGATGAGCTCCTCGCCCATTTCGCCGAGTGCGGCCTTGATCACGAACGCCGGCACCGGCAGCCAGGCTGGTCGCTTGAGCACGCGCCCCAGCGTCCGCACGAAGTCCGTCATGGTCTCGGGTTCCGGCGCGCTGATATTGAACGGCCCGGAGAGGTCGTCACGGTCCATGAGGAACTCGATTGCTCCGACTTCGTCATCGATATGCACCCAGGTGAGCCACTGCTTGCCGCTGCCTATCACGCCTCCGGCGAAGAACCTGAAGGGCCGCACGAACTGCTCCAGGGCGCCGCCGCCCTTGCCGAGGACAACGCCTGTCCGGGCTATGACCCGACGCACGCCCATGGACTCGGCGTCTTTGGTGGCGTCTTCCCATTTGCGCGCCGTATCGGCCAGAAAACCTTTCCCGTTGGGAGAATTTTCATCCCTGGGTTCGGTGCTCAGGCCGTAGTAGCCCACGGCGGAGCCCTGCACGAGCACTCCGGGCTTGCTTTTCGCCTTTGCCAGCGCGTTCATCACGGCGTCGCCTGCCTTCACCCGGCTGGTCACGATGCGCTTTTTCTGCTCTTCGCTCCACCGCCTGTCGAAAATGGACGCACCGGCGAGGTTTACTATGGCGTCGGCGCCGTCCACTTCCGCCGTCAAGTCGTCCCACGAAACAACGGTAAGGGCCCCGCGCTCCAGAGCGTTCCGCTCCACATCGGTTCCGGTGCGCTTGCTGGTGAGTTCGCGCCTACCGCGTTCCACATCGCGAGTGATGACGGCGACATCCCCACCTCTGCGGAGGAGGCTGCGCGTAAGAGCGCCGCCGATAAACCCGGTGCCGCCGGTTATGACGGTTTTCATGGTCTGTCTTCCGAGATTTGGACTGTTGTTATTGATGCACCATCTCGACTTGGCGCCGGCATCACCACGTTGCAGGTTCCCTGCTGGCGCGGCATTCACCGCGTGCCCACCGTGCATGGGCGTCCTTATTGATCGGATCGGAAATAGAAGACGTCCTGTCCCCGAACTATCCACTTACCATTCCTTGTGGCACAGGGGCACATCCTTGGCAAGACACCATGAAAAAAGGCGGCCTTCCCCTCTTCGGGAAAGCCGCCTTGTATTCATGCAGGGTGCAGCCGTCTACTCTTCGATGAACAGGGGGTTGTCCTCGAGTTCCTCAAGGAACTTGTCGGGCTTCTCCGGCTGTTCGGGCACGGCGATCTCGCTGTCCAGGTACTGCCGGAAGCCGGTGCCTGCGGGGATGAGCCGGCCCACGATGACGTTCTCCTTGAGACCGCGCAGCGGGTCTTCCTTGCCCATGAGGGCGGCTTCCGTAAGAACCTTGGTGGTCTCCTGGAAGGACGCCGCGGAGATGAAGGAGTCCGTGGTGAGTGAGGCCTGCGTGATGCCCAGGACCATGGGCTCTGCCGAAGCCGGGGTCTTGCCTTCCTTGATGCACGCCTCGTTCTCGTCCATGAAGCGATGCTTGTCCACCTGCTCGCCGGCGAGGAAGGAGGTCTCGCCCGGATCGATGACGTTCACCTTCTTGAGCATCTGACGAACAATGACCTCGATGTGTTTGTCGTCGATGTTGACGCCCTGGAATCGATAGACTTCCTGGATTTCCTCGACGAGGTAGTTGGCCAGATACTTTTCGCCCTTGATCTTGAGGATGTCGTGCAGCTCGGGATAGCCCTCCGTGAGCAGCTCGCCGGCCTCCACGAAGTCGCCGTCGGACACGGTGATGTGCTTGCCCTTGGGAATGAGGTATTCCTTAGCGTCGCCGGTGTCGGGCGTGACGATGATCTTGCGCTTGCCCTTGGTCTCCTGTCCATAGGAAATGATGCCGTCGATCTCGGAGACTACGGCCATGTCCTTGGGCTTGCGAACTTCGACGAGTTCGGCAACGCGCGGCAGACCGCCGACGATGTCCTTGGTCTTGGATGTTTCGCGCGGCTTGCGGGCGATGATGTCGCCGGCGCTGACCTGCTGGCCGTCGCGGATCATGAGGATCGCGCCCACGGGCAGCTGATACACGGCGGGCACCTGGGAATCCGGCCGCATTTTCGGGTTGCCGTTCTCATCCACAACGGAGATGGAGGGCTTGAAGTTGGTGGTGCGGTACTCGATGATGGTCTGGGTGGCCATCTTCGTGGCTTCGTCCACCTTCTCCTGGTATGTCTTGCCCTCGACGATGTCGGTGAATTTCACCTCGCCTTCCACGTCCGCCACAAAAGGTTCGTTGAAGGGGTCCCACTCGGCGAGCATTTCGCCCTTCTTGACCTTCTGGTCTGCGGAAACGAAGAGCTTGGCGCCCGTGGGCAGGACGTAGCGCTCGCGCTCGCGTCCCTGTTCGTCCACCACGCCCACCTGGCCG
Above is a genomic segment from Oceanidesulfovibrio indonesiensis containing:
- the gatB gene encoding Asp-tRNA(Asn)/Glu-tRNA(Gln) amidotransferase subunit GatB, whose protein sequence is MAEYEAVIGLEVHAQLLTESKLFCPCPTTFGDAPNTNVCEVCNGMPGVLPVLNRRAVEYAMKMALAVDCELNRRSVFARKNYFYPDLPKAYQISQYEEPIAEHGTLTVHLEDGDKTVGITRIHMEEDAGKSIHSPGENVSYVDLNRTGTPLLEIVSEPDIRSAEEAVAYLKSLRSILMYLGICDGNMEEGSFRCDANVSIRPRGQEEFGTRAELKNLNSFRHVQRAIEHEIMRQQDLVEDGEAVIQETRLYDAARNVTVSMRGKEEAHDYRYFPDPDLIPVMLDEAWIERCREELPELPEARRNRFIAEYDLPERDADLLTSERELAEYFEEAARLSGTPRKVGNWMMGEFLRELNQAHIRASEAAMRPAQLAELVSLVEEGVISGKIGKDIFPDLFAKGGSPRSYVEEKGLVQISDSSALETQVDEILAANPDEVEAYRGGKTKLLGFFVGQVMRATKGQANPGLVNQILKDKLGG
- a CDS encoding ARMT1-like domain-containing protein, with protein sequence MSHELPTVESVSGLRYGRDPYLDAWLLHFLYENNLDYLLTPLYNVTPEQLRFMVVLDEDQVFAPCTDELLAELVNTGRSEYLTRGYLTAWRVFARLVNQHIKDTYTRRKIVTFARHHFRQAVEHHILIPSRLTKRLSGIFLTQSGIDDPYRDLKIRYNERVARFMESNALDNALHHCPEEAMACRRIGDLRWELDRIEMLRLFALSSWADLWHERSLPDTESIATGLAQACNDADNQENLALALGPGQQSKKILYIPNSSGGILFDVQVIQSLLRQGHQVILALKNGFYFQTPTLWDLECDPRLAQALEPAHVLAENSVSKNELLRALREHRFLVITDGTRERLNLYRVSVTFSRAWKEADLIIGKGEPQVRRLIKTGHQFTRDLLCFHRDENGQFRLYFKPKPAALHKFTESDLNDMADSIIQSMREAKQAGKQVMFYSAIIGSIPGQTKTAIEVVRTFVDYLRFRLEGAYIINPAEHFEHGMDGDDLMYMWERVQRSGLIDVWRFQSVADVEKSFELMDRKVPPVWTGKDATFSTGCTKEMKIAMEMQRRHPEMQIIGPSPERFFRRREYGVGKYFDAGIQYL
- a CDS encoding NAD(+)/NADH kinase, translated to MPQSDPNNTIDAAHTIARPVRAALIVTKALDEKARRLGDEVCRFLESEGVAVRCVENAPHAMPAAESPVPRALRDAPGPDSIIVLGGDGTMLSVARHPEVFRIPLIGLNLGKLGFLTDLCPDRWRDGLRSLVAGKYAVNTQMALQVEVFRPADDGEETIYAGRVVNDVVVNRGDLARLANLEVIVDGFSLDCVRADGIMVSTPQGTTGYAVSAGGPLVHPKLESITVTAICAFLNRFPPMVLPPESTVTIVPRPSTTDLFLTLDGQEGFPVEEGDRIVVTRASQDLAFVSLYEETYLQRLVEKGFLGGADPASTNKRCSQTEDY
- a CDS encoding HD domain-containing phosphohydrolase translates to MDRSRVLIVEDEPIVSMDIERRLKFMGYEVLPPVASGEDAVAQAHLRQPDIILMDIMLAGDMDGIEAASVIRDRKRVPVIYLTAYADEETLDRAQITEPFGYIIKPFEDRELKTCIHMALYKHKMEERLLENERWLSTTLRSIGDAVISTDRSGKVRYMNPMAEKLLGYPSKEAIGRPLDHVASVEALQNGCSLGDIVGNVLANGDGSRKETGTLHSAEGRKVPVEVSASTISSNRGENRLYGVVLVLRDMTEFVRAENALHQSVEDLRRTLEETVGALTLTTEKRDPYTAGHQQRVALLAGAIAKAMNLGEEQVEGIRVASLLHDIGKIYIPAEILSKPTMLTQIEMGMMKTHSEVGHDILKNVTFPWPVSDIVLQHHERLDGSGYPYGLMGTNILLEARIIMVADVVEAMSSHRPYRAALGVERALDEIGGNKDTRYDARVVDCCLELFRSGFRFEH
- a CDS encoding TIGR01777 family oxidoreductase: MKTVITGGTGFIGGALTRSLLRRGGDVAVITRDVERGRRELTSKRTGTDVERNALERGALTVVSWDDLTAEVDGADAIVNLAGASIFDRRWSEEQKKRIVTSRVKAGDAVMNALAKAKSKPGVLVQGSAVGYYGLSTEPRDENSPNGKGFLADTARKWEDATKDAESMGVRRVIARTGVVLGKGGGALEQFVRPFRFFAGGVIGSGKQWLTWVHIDDEVGAIEFLMDRDDLSGPFNISAPEPETMTDFVRTLGRVLKRPAWLPVPAFVIKAALGEMGEELILSGQRALPARLLESGYAFRFPKLRQAFEDLLS